One window from the genome of Cyclobacterium amurskyense encodes:
- the rpsT gene encoding 30S ribosomal protein S20: MANHKSALKRIRANEAKRLRNRYQAKTTRTFIKRLKNTEDKAEAQALLNQVTSMLDRLAKKNVLHKNNAANKKSKLTRFVNAL; encoded by the coding sequence ATGGCAAATCACAAGTCGGCTTTAAAGAGAATTCGTGCAAATGAAGCCAAAAGGTTAAGAAACAGGTACCAGGCCAAAACCACCAGGACTTTCATCAAAAGATTGAAAAATACTGAAGACAAGGCGGAAGCTCAGGCACTTTTAAACCAGGTTACTTCCATGTTGGACAGGCTGGCTAAGAAGAACGTTCTTCATAAAAACAATGCTGCAAACAAAAAGTCAAAATTGACTAGGTTTGTGAACGCACTTTAA